Genomic window (Tamandua tetradactyla isolate mTamTet1 chromosome 3, mTamTet1.pri, whole genome shotgun sequence):
ttctctaactttcccgtggagcagggctaatgtcgaactactctattcagccatcctTCTGGAAGTatgatattttcttatatatactATCAGACATTTAATTTATAATCACATATAAATACAATTCTATATAAAATATTGCGTATAGAGGCACTGTGTTACTTTCCATAGAAGTATTTTAATTTAGTTCAACCATCCTATGGTTTTTCtataattctttaaattataTAGTCATGTCTTATCTCTACTTCTACAGAGATCCTGAAGAACTATAAGCAAATCTGTGAGTAAAATCATAACTGCATAGTTTATTATTTCCTGgtgtttctttaaaatatgtctttagAAAGGAACTTGAGGgacaaaattatttgattttaaatagAGACCATTTTGGAGTTCTAAATAAATGCTAagtgtttttttgtatattatcCAATGTATCACCAGAGACTATCcaatatttcatgttttctcaTATATCCGAAGTTTTCATTAAAAACCtcattttagagaaaataatgTCTAAAGTCTCACAGACGTTGAGTTTCCTGGACTGCAAAGCCCTTGCTCTTAAAAATTCTTTAATGCAAATTTTCTTGGTTAACCTAGTGAAAGGCAAATGTGTGTTTGCATCAAAGTGTTTGTGTAAAAATTCAAAGTTAGTGTTATGCAAGTTTTTAGATTTCTAAGTGAACAGAGAAGGCATCCAAGTACCATGTGTAAACCAAGGCAGGATTCCAAGGTAGGTGATCAAGGGCAGAGAGAAGCATGAATGAAGGGTTGCTATATTGGAGGTAGActactttatttatttctgttgaaCATTGAAGCATTACTAAAATTGTTATGAAGAGTAATTGACATGGAGTGCCACTAGATTGAAAAATACTAGGgtgcaaatagaaaataaataaacaggtgTCTGAATGCATACAAAGTAGCAGCCTAGTGGGGTATTCTGTATTGTTTAGGTCTGGAGTGGTATTTTCTAATGTGTGAAGCATTTCCATATATTGACAAGCACTGATTGCCATGCATTCATTAAACATCCACTTTACATTCATATATCAAGATAATGTACAAACATCAAGCACTCACCTGAAAATCTATCTTAGTTCATTTAATTACCACTAAACCAGTCAATGCAaaatttgaatgttaaaaaaaaataacgaCAAGATATATTAGGCATACCATGTTATGCACTCTAACACTGAagttctttccctctttctttaatttgcttggttttggggtacatgatccaggaatcgaatcccAGTCTCCCATGTggaagtgagcattctaccgctgaaccacccctgcaccctctTTCCGTAATTCTTTTAAAAGCCCACTTGTGAGTAAAGAGGAATGTGATTTTCTTGCTGTTATTGACCTGGCTTTCGATAAGTCTAGGAAACTCACCAAACTAAAATCCATGAAATTATACTCATAATTTTAACAGAAGTGATTCAGGTGAcaattttaatgcctttttgTATTTCATTGCCATTCTTTCTGTAATGATCCcagtaataaaatatgaaatttattcctgtggGAAATGGTGCTGAGGAAAAGCTCAAACTGTCTGAATTGTTTGTAATAACTGTCCACCAGGTAACACAAGAAGCTGATGCGTTTGCGTTACCCAAGAGCTTTACTTCCATTACACAGGCCTCTAGTGCGTGTTTGGAGAAGATGAAGTCATCCTTGCTCACCCTCTACTTACACTTTTCTAATCTCATTTTCCCTTCGGGTGCTTTTCCTCCTCCAGGGATGTCAAATCCCTTCTGGAACACTGTTTAGGCAGGGCGCAGGTTTCGCTTCCTTAACAACAACTGCCCCTACAGATCACAGAATCtaacttccctccagccttccACTTGAAAACCTGAGCTTACATGATGACACCATTATTACCAATTAGATATGCTAATTGGCCTTCCAAAGGGACTTGTGTTTTCCTTCAGAACGGCACTTTTATAACTGAAATCAATGTCTTTAGAAGGAATTTAGGTATCAGaggaaaacaaatgcaaacagtATTTCTATGTTTAAAGCTTTTCTGGTGACCTGGCTGCCACTAAAATAGTGCTCTGTAAACAGCTGTCTATATACAAGAGCACTTTCTTCAGAAATAGTTGCCCTGAGGCATGAACAGTTATGAAACAAAGTTCATTGTATGATACTAGTATAAAATCTCTCTGCTGATGAAGGATGACTAGAAATGTTCATGTGTTGACAGAGACATTTTTGTTCTACAAACAAAGCAGCACATTTATGTAATATAAAGCATAATTATTGATTGGTGTACTCTATGAAATTTGTGTAATacattaaatttacaaatatatttgaatactGATTGTATATAAGAAACTACTGGagagtgaaaaaataatattaaatccCCATAGTTGCTTCCAATATCATAGTGAATATACCTTTTTATTGGAAACCTTTTAGGAAACTAttgtataattattatatatgaagtcaatttttaggaaataaaaacatccttgtagggtgggccacggtggctcagcaggcaggaatgcttgcctgcgatgccagaggacccgggttcgattcctggttcctggtacctgcccatgttaaaaaaaaaaatccttgtacCGAGAACCCAAACTAAAAAACAGGGCTTTAATAAGAACCCCAGATATCACCCACTCATCCCATCAAAAACTGACATTCAATCTAGAAGTTTAGTTTGTAGGTTTTTGAGTCATGTGGAAGTGAAATCATACTGTTTGTATACATTTATGCTTGGCTTGTTTCACTGAAGTTTATGTTTGTGAGACACCTCAATGTTGTTGTTTGTTGCATTAGTTTTCATTGTTGTGTATCAGTACAATATACAGCATATCATGAGATATTTACACAGTGAGGAGCAAGTAACAGCTACTACGTCctataaaattttactgaaaCAGAGTCAGCTGAATTCTTCTATATATTGTCTTTCATTGCTGTGATGCAAGGAAAGACTTGAGGGCTTATGACAGAGGCTTTACGGACTGCAAAACCTTAACTATTTTAGATATGACGCTGAATTAAATCTTCAACTCTGAATTAATGTGTTGACAGGAATTTGACTTCTTTTCAGTTTTACAGtcttgcaaataatgctgctgtgaaaagTTTTGTATACACCATTGGGTAGATAGTCACTCATTTCCCTTGGATATAAAACTAGAAATCCAATTTTGGGGTTCTATCCATATTTATGTCCAACTGTAATAGATAATTCTATACAGCTGCTCAAATAGGTGTGACAATTCTCGCTTGTCCTACTAATGTATGAGAACTATGATTGTTCCACATACTCACCCATACTTGTAGTTTTGATTACTGTCATTTCAGCCATTCTATATTTGAGTCAGGGGACCTTGCTgaggttttagtttttatttacttGAGCAATAATGACATTGGATATTCACTTCTATGAAATGTTGATGAAAATCAGAATGTGTTTAAGAGACAAGTTAAAAGGGCTGTGCTTAAAAGTATTTAGCCTTATGATAATCCCACTATCTCACTGATATTGTTACTACTGTTATATCAGGCCGATTCATCCTGGAGAACAGCGCCTTCCTTCTTAATAGAGGTGAAGCAACTTTTTTCCTAATCACATCAGCCCAATGTTGGGATGGGTTTAAACAGCATTAGAATCATAAGTATACATAGAGACAAAAGATGGCAACCGAAAAAGCCTTAAAGATACTGAAATTGAGCCCCTCTTTTACAGAGAGAGAATTGAAGGAAAGAAGAGGGACTTGTTAAAGGGCAAAGTGATTTGAAAGGCATTGGATACTTATTCATTGCATGTTCTTAGGGTTTCTTCAAATAAGGTAAAGTTGCTGCTTCAGGCTTTACTGCCCACCTCCTACTAGCTGGGTAACTGAGCATTATTACTGGTCTATTCTCACAAATGTGGCTAAAGAAGCTATCGCAAGTATTTATCCATCTACTTGCTGTTTTATACATACACCCAAATCTACAATTCCCATGTCATTCTTAAATTTAGAGATGTCAGTGACAAGACTtaagaaagaattataaatataagaACATGCCTGCAATATAAACACACTATAAGCAcatattgttaatattatttggaaaataaaatcccttGCTTGTTGGTAGGTGTATGATAAAAGTGTGCAGGAGAGAACCAGAGAACCAAAGAGACTAGTGAGGAATGAGGCATAGACTAGATCAAAGTCTTTTGATGCTATGTTCCTACTGCCTCTGTAGAACTCCAAGATGGATAGGTCACGGTACATACCGTGTTACCAAGCTCTTACGTGAATGATGAACCTCCTAAACAATGGTCCCAATAACTGATTATTCAACCTCTACTTGCCCAACTAAGGGAGAGTAAGCACCACATCAAATCAGTCAATTCAATTTCTGGTCATCTGTTTATAAGACTTAACATTTTTTACCTTTAAGTCATAACCAATATGTCTAATAAAACAGAAcaataaggaaatcaaataagtcTTTAGATGAGGCAATATATGATGTCATGTGGCAAGAAGATGATttaatcattttccattttttcatgttCCAATTAATGACAATCCAGTGAAGCCCTGCACTTGGCttgcactttaatattttaatttcaaacaCACTTGGATTTGCTACCATTCATAAGAAATGATTCCATCACAGCATAGGTTCATTGAGAAAATATGGTGGAGGAGGAAATCCTTGAAGCCTTTGGTTTAACCAAGCATTCTCCAtaggctttttctatttctggattttctcctAAAATGTCCCTGTGTttctaaaagaaatgagaattgaAAAGCACAGGGACTTCTTGTCTTCACTTCCATTCTGAAATGTTTTCATGCAGGGCATTTTACAATGACAGCTATCAAGTCTGAGTTGGCCAATGACTTTTAGCTTGTACAAGTATAATATATAATGAAGAGTGCTCTTGAGTCTTGTGTAGTCTTTCAAAGATATGGCCATATCCATGTTTAGTCATCAACATGATTCATTGCTTTGGTCCTCAGAAAAATTGAACAGAGCCAGATGAAGTAGGCAAACATCAAGAGAGCCCATTGatgaagttttctatttcctcaatatatttaatatgcatttctgTTTATATCATAATCTCCAGTAACCACAGCCAAAGctttaaaacattaatatatatatatatattcagagcaTATACTATACCTTCcgttaattttgtttttactagCAACTACtaagtaattaaaatattgatGAGGTTATGATTTTGTcaattatttgttgattttccattttgtttctgaaataaGGGGCAGATGCTTTGGATAACAAGAATGAAACATTCAGACCTTGAGAACAAAATGCTAACAATCCCATATTATACAAAATAACTAATAAGCAGAATAATATTTCTAAATCCCTGAGGAGAATGTTGTTTGTGAATCAAGAAGAAGGATTTATTCCTAACTGAGAACGGGGAAGAAGAGAATGAAAGCTTTGTGGAGAAAGTGATGGAAGAATTAAGAATAATCATTCAAGGGTGTACTTTCCTGAggctcttctctttgttttttataacCTAAGCATGTTGAATTAATTTTATCTAAAATGATAGATGTTGTCTTCATCGATTCCTCTATAATTGTCAGTTCATCTGACTATAATAATTTCTTCCCCTCAagttgcatctttattcattcttTAGATGTGAAACAAAATTTTTCCATTCAGGGAAGGCTTTCTTCTCTACACACCAAATTCAGacattttgcttctgatttatagCAACCAGACCTTTAATGTCATTATGATTTGCACCTTTTTATCAATTATTTGAATGTTTAATTAATTGTTGATTCCACCAGATTATAATATTAATTCACCATGAAATACTAAGCTTCTAAATGCACAATAGACATTTAGTAAACATGCAAAACATCACGGAATAATGGAAAGAGTTTACCCATGaaaatagaacaaataaaaattagacCTGACAGGAGGCATCAGATAATATTTCACAAATATGAAGTAGTATATATAAATTCAGAATCTGCAATACTACGTATGCATTTAGGAAAGTGCAAAATTTTGGTATGATTGGAAATTAGTGAaaacaatcattttttaaaaataagtatttgagGCAGCAGAGTTCCCATTATCATTtgatttaacaaaaaagaaacaaacacagctctttctctttatatacatacacacacacatgtatttattatttaatataaatatttaaaaccatcttttatttttcaatctttcCAGGGCCTCTTTTACATCTTTATTCCGCAGGCTATAAATCAGAGGATTTAACATGGGAATCACAAGGGTGTAAAACAAAGAGGTCATCTTGTCTTGATCTAGGGCATAAGAAGAACTGGGTCGAAAATACATGAAGAGTATAGTTCcctggaaaattgcaacaacagTTAAGTGGGAAGTGCAGGTGGAAAAGGCTTTGAATCTCCCCTGAGCAGAGTGGATCTTTAAAACTGATAGGATGATATAACAATAAGAAACAAGAACTCCAGAAATGGTACTCAGTACAATCAAGCCAAAAATGGTGAAAATCACTAACTCATTGACCTGTGTATCTGAGCAAGATAACAACAGTAGTGGAGGGATATCACAGAAGAAATGATTAATCTTATGTGATCCACAGAAACATAAGCGGAATGTTAATGTCGTATGTGTCAGAGCATCCATCATTCCCACCAGGTAAACCCCAGCCACGAGCATGGAGCACACCCTGCTGGACATGTTGACTGCATAGAGCAAAGGGCTGCTAATGGCTTTGTACCTGTCAAAGGCCATCACTGCCAGCAACAGACACTCAGAATCTGTAAAGACACAGAGGGTGAAGAACTGCAGAGCACAACCAAAAAAGGCAATTGACTTGTTCTTGGCAAAGAGGTCCACCAGCATCTTGGGACCAATTGCTGTGGAATAGCAGAGGTCACAGAAAGCGAGGTGGCTGAGGAAAAAGTACATCGGTGTGTGAAGCTGGGAATCCATTCTGATTAAAATGATCATTCCAAGGTTTGCCAGAACATTAATGAGATAAACAATTAGAAATATGATGAAAAGGGTCCCTTTGACGTTCAAATTATTCGTTATTCCCAGGAAAAAGAATTCAGTAAAGGAGGAgcaattttccttttccattcttctttGTTCTTGTGCTATTATTGCAAAAATGACCAAGAAAATAGTAGATCTACCTTTAAAACTCTGGACATCCACAAGATATTTATTGTCTGTAGCAGAAAGTTATTTCTTAAAGTCTTCTTTATATCTCCAAAAATTACCAAGACACGTGCCACTTTCGAGAAGGTATAGTATTTTGGTTGAAAACCCAAATATCtgagacaaaaatgaagaaactttGATTCTGAATCTAGATGTCAGTCATGAGATATGTGATGTCTTAGCTTCTATTGTCTGTCTTATCACAGGTAGTTACATTTGTCTGAATTGAAAgcttattttgcattaaaattaGGTCAAGGAAACTCCAAAGCCAGGAGATACAGAACTAAACatttcatatatttgaaaataaatacccAAGTGGACAAAATAGCAATCATATTTATGGGATACTTCAAGAAACGTGATGGATTTTGAAGTTTCAGTAATAGAGAGCATCTCATATCACTGAATTAATTATATtgcatataaattaataaataacataATTATGTTATTGTTTTTGGTGTATGGTGTCTTTTCTGTTTCCAGAAATATGAGACAAATCCTATTGAACTTTTCTATCATGCTTCATCACTTCTTTTCCAGAACATTTATAACTCAATTATATAACTGACCTGACAAAGTCTTGAGAAACCAAATAGATGTGCTATGAGaaaatggaaaccacatatttaaaGCATACATTTTCATGTGTTTGTATTTACATATGTGTTTGGTGTACTTGCATGTTTGTGTTTAAATGCagattttgctttaattttaatatttctggaaTTGTGTTATAGTATGTGGTCCAAAGGGGCttaaatttatacatattttcacaTATTGTCTCCAGAAAGTAATATCTCAGTTATTATTGGCATAAACTAGAATAAATTAAACTAGTGATAGCAATTAATTTACTGTTGCACAGTGACAAAAACAATGTCTTACCTACAAAACTtggttaaaatataaataagtaaaacctATACTTTCCTTACAAATTAGGTCAGTCAAATCATGTCTCAGAAATTATTTAAGTTGGCAtacaatgatttatttaaaagttcCTCAATACTTATTCATCatttctctaaatagaaaacaaaacaaaaatttatttatttttcaaacatgtCAACTCAGAAACCTACCTTAGATGGGCAGATCTTTATGTCCATTCCTCTGGTAGATGAACAATAGgcaagacacattttttttttatctaatggCTGTTGGGACATAAGTCCCAAAAGACTCTGTGTTCCCTTTCTGTATTATGTAAGAATGAGAttaattagatttatttttctctatttccccCTCTGAATGCTGCAACAACTGAACTTTTAATTATTCCCTCTTGTCAACAAATTAATCCATGTCAGGATCGGAATAGAACTGATTTTAATGTTCTCCTTCCCAGACATCCTGAATCTCTACCCTCTCACTCCAGTCCAAGGAAGCATCCGATGAAACTCATTAGATTCTGTTTGATGATTTTAACCTCCTTTTCATTCTACGTCCtgc
Coding sequences:
- the LOC143676143 gene encoding olfactory receptor 5W2-like, translated to MEKENCSSFTEFFFLGITNNLNVKGTLFIIFLIVYLINVLANLGMIILIRMDSQLHTPMYFFLSHLAFCDLCYSTAIGPKMLVDLFAKNKSIAFFGCALQFFTLCVFTDSECLLLAVMAFDRYKAISSPLLYAVNMSSRVCSMLVAGVYLVGMMDALTHTTLTFRLCFCGSHKINHFFCDIPPLLLLSCSDTQVNELVIFTIFGLIVLSTISGVLVSYCYIILSVLKIHSAQGRFKAFSTCTSHLTVVAIFQGTILFMYFRPSSSYALDQDKMTSLFYTLVIPMLNPLIYSLRNKDVKEALERLKNKRWF